The window GCCCATGCACGTACCGCTGCGCCAAAGCTAATCAGGGTATCCAGTGGCACAGCGGCCAGCGATAGCAGAAAGCCGATCAGTAAACTATTTCCCAGCACAGCAGATTTCGCGTTTTCAACTAACGCAAAACCCAAAATCGCACACAGAAATATCGTAAATAATAGAACGACGTCATGCGTATTGAATAGAACGAGATTCATCGAACAAGCCCCACACCAAGCAGTTCAACGTAGCGTTGATTGTTATTATTATTTAAGCTGGAGTTTTTCATCACGCGCCAAGCGTGAATATCATTTCCTGCTTTTCGCCCTATTGTAAAACAAAGTCACCACCAAAGGGCAAACTCAAACGATAAAAAATACAGGGAAGAATACGTACGCATCACACTTAAGCATCAAATATAATCGTTCGATTAAATCTTAAGAATGAGTAAAATTGACCATAAGTAATTGATGGATTTAACAAACCATCGGCTAGAAGTCTACACCAACACCAACTGAAACCCTCTGCTCAGGCCCATAGCTCCCGTATTGAAAGTTTACCAGTTCGTTGGCAGGGTAACGAATATCGTCATTGAGAAAATTAAACGCATGAAAGTTGAGATACCATTTTTCACCGCTTTTTTGATAGCGGATATTGGCGTTTAAGAGAAAATAGCCATCGACTTTGTCGCCCTTTCGATAAACCGATTGATCATCCGAATCGATTTGATAATCCGCGAGCATTTCGTCCACATAGATCATCGATCCACTGATTCGCCAATCAGAAAATCCATAACCTGACTGAAGTTTTAAGATAACGTGTGGTGAGTTTCCAATATCGACACTCTCGGCTAAAGCCTCGTCTTTCGTGCGTTGGACAACGGTACTAAAATCTGCAAAGAATGCCGATTTCGGCCGATACTTCACAATAAGCTCGGCGCCCTGGGTAGACCACTCTCCGTCATTGACAAGTGAAGGTACAAAACGCCCACTAACAACGGTCTGAAAAGTACGTAACAAATTCTCTGTCTCATTCCAGAAAAAAGCTGAATTAATACTCCATGCCCCTTGCAAATAGGTATAACTGGCTTCCAAAGAAGTAATCTTCTCAGGCTCGAATAATATCCAGGAACGGTTATCTTGCGTTCCAGTACTGTAACTCAGGCGTATGGAATGTGCGTCGTTTAGTTTAAATATAGTTGCCAGCTTCGCCGCCCGATCATCTCGACTGTCGACGTCAACCTCGTAACTCAATGCTGACGTACGATTTTCCCGTACACGCAACTGGTAATTACTGATTGAACTCAGTCGATAACCGGCAACAAGCGTGACTGACTGAGTGAGGGGAAAATTGACGTTTGCAAACCCGCTGACACTGTCAACGTCTGAAGACTGTCTAAGGTCCCGGTATCTTGCGCCGTCAGCCGAGATCTGGATATCGACATCGCTTTCGATACTCGACAACTGTCGGTAGTTGATTCCACCAACCCACCGCGCACCCAGCCAGCCGTGAGCACGAAGCAGCCCTTCAATTTCGTAGCGTTTAGAGCCCTGCTTCTGATAGCCCTCGTTATCCACAGTCGTGAAATCCGGCTCGGTGTGATAATTCAACTCGCTAAAAATACCTGTCAGGCTACCTTCAACCACTTCGCTTAAGGTGTAGTCGTATTGGGCATGTACATCCCAGTTCGTGAGTTTCAGTTTGGTCCCCAAACGATGTGCGGGCACAACGGGATAGAAACCGTAGCGCATGTCAGAATAGCGTGCGCCCACGGTGAAGTTGCTTCGGCGCGCGCTAATATCAAGATTGGCATTGTCCTGGTTCAGAGTACCATCCAAATCATGATTATATTGCGGATAGTTTGCTTCAAGCGCATCTTGCTGCTCTGGGCTGGTAAGATCATCTATGCTTCCACCAATGCCATAGGTGCGGTCTGCCCCCAGATTAAACACTACTTCACCCTCCTCCAGCTCCTTGCTTAATCGCAAAAATCCTTTGTTGTATCCGTTGCCTCCGTATGCGCCAACAACTTTCCCGTTCGCGCTACCGGCGTCATTAGTAATGACGTTTATACTGCCAAGAAACGCATTGTTTCCGTATATCACCGACGATGGGCCACGTACAAATTCAATACGATCAATACTGTCGATGGGTATATTAATGCGGCTGCGATCAGGTAAGGTCAATCCCTTGATACGAGATGGATGCTGTTGTACGCCATTGATTAAAAATGCGAAAGAGCCGCCGACAACGCCTCGCATCCCGATGAGAAAATCTTCATAACTATCAATGTGATACACACCGGGAAGGTTCATCAGAAGCTCTGCGAGCGAGTCGTAGCCCATAAGCGCAATATCGTCACGCTGGACAATCGTCACAGAATTGGGAATATCTGCAAGCGTATCTTCAGACTTGGACGCCGAGGTAATAGGCGTGTCCATCAGGTCTTTTAACGAAAGCTCAAATAGCTCTCGCGCTTGCGCGGGTACAGAAAACAAACACGCCGCGCAAATACCGATGGCGAATTGTGATGTCCGTTGCATGACCACAGCCCTGTATCCTTGGAGTGTCGAGCCCAGCCCGGCACTCCAAACGGACGCACCAGCAGCTAGTCGACCTCCGGTTTTTCAGCAGAATCGTACTCATAGGCGTAATACACAACGGGTATTACTAACAGCGTGAGCACTGTCGACACCAGCAAACCAAATATCAAAGACACTGCCAAACCACCAAATATCGGGTCGTCCAGGATAAAGAACCCACCCATCATCGCCGCAATCGCCGTCAGCGCAATCGGCACTGACCGAACCGCTGCAGCTTCGATGGTGGCCTGTTGCAGGTTTTTCCCTGCGGCCTGCTGCTGCTGAATAAAATCCACCAACAAAATCGAGTTTCTTACGATAATTCCTGCCAGAGCAATCATGCCGATCATTGATGGCGCAGTAAATTGCTGCCCAAGCAAAGCATGGCCTGGCATTATTCCGATTATAGTCAAGGGAATCGGAGCCATAATTATTAATGGCGTGGAGTACGACCTGAATTGTGCGACGACAAGCAAATAGATCATGATAAGGCCAACGGAATAGGCAATTCCCATATCCCGAAAGGTTTCGAACGTCACTTGCCACTCGCCATCCCACTTGAGACTCCAGGCGTAAGGATTTTCTGGCTGCGAGGTATAAAACTGCTCTACTGGGGCACCGTTGATTGGTTCGTTGGACAATGTAGATGCGATAGACGCCAGCCCATACAGCGGGCTGTCCGTCTCGCCCGCTGCGTCTCCCATTACATAAACGACCGGCAATAAATCTTTGTGGTAGATGGTTTGATCGCGCCGCTGTTGCCGCAAAAAAGTCACTTCGCTAAGTGCAACCATCTCGCCAGTGCGGGATTTAACCTGAAGTTGCTGCAATGTCTGTAAATCGCTCTGTGCTGCAGAGGGCAGCTCCAGACGTACAGGAACCGGGACTTTGGCGTGGCTATCGTGCAGGTAGGAAACATCCTCTCCCTGCAGCGCTGCATTGATATCCGCGACAATCGCCTGCTGACTGACGCCTAACTGGGATGCACGGGCTCTGTCGACAACAAGCACCCATTTCTCCTGCGCGTGCTCGCGCGTATCGTCGACGTCAACCACATCTGGCGTTGCTCGGAAAATCTCGCCGATCTTTGCCGCCACATCCAACTGGCGCCGATAATCCAAGCCGTAAATTTCAGCAACTAACGGTGCCATGACCGGCGGCCCTGGCGGCATCTCAACAACCTTTACATTCGCACCAAATTTTTTCGCGGTTGCTTGCACCAGTGCACGCGCCTCGAGCGCGATATCGTGACTTTTGCGGTGTCTTTTTTTCTTATGCACCAGATTGACTTGAATATCGCCTTCATGCGAGCCATGCCGCAAATAATACTGGCGCACCAAGCCATTAAAATTGATCGGTGCGGCGGTGCCGGCGTAGGTCTGGTAATTGTCCAGTTCGGGTAGCTGTTCAAGGTCGTCTGCCAATGCCTGCAATACCCGTTGTGTTTGCTCAAGCGGAGTCCCTTCCGGCATATCCACGACCAGCTGAAATTCGCTTTTGTTGTCAAAAGGCAGCATTTTCATGATGACCGATTGACTTGCCACCAAACTCAACGACAACGCGATCAACCCAATAATCGTCAGCAACAAAAATATGCGATTGCGTTTGCCCTCGGCGCGATTGAGGAAAGGCGTCATTATTTTTTCAAAGGTGTGGTGGAGACGGGTTTTCACCTGCGTTTCGCTATGGCCGTGCCCCCCAGAGGAACTCGTTTTAAACATCCGGAAAAACAGCCAGGGTGTTACCACAAAAGCGACCGCCAAAGAAATTAACATCCCCGTTGAGGCATTGATTGGAATCGGCCGCATGTAGGGCCCCATCAACCCGGTAACAAAAGCCATGGGCAACAGTGCTGCGATCACCGTGAAGGTCGCCAATATGGTTGGCCCGCCAACTTCATCCACAGCCACAGGAATGGCTTCGCGTAGCGTTTTACCGCCCAGCCCCATGTGGCGGTGAATATTTTCTACTACCACAATTGCATCGTCGACCAAAATGCCGATTGAAAAAATCAGTGCAAACAACGAGACCCGATTTAATGTAAAACCCCACGCCCAGGACGCAAACAGGGTAATCGCCAAAGTCACCACGACCGCAACACCGACGACGATGGCTTCGCGCCTGCCGAGTGCGAACATCACCAGCACAATGACCGACAGCGTGGCGAATATCAGCTTTTTAATCAGCGTTTGCGCTTTTTCCGCGGCGGTCGCACCGTAATTACGCGTCACGGTTGCTTCTACACCATCCGGGAAATACACACCTTTCATTTGTTCAAAACGGGCGATAACCGCATCCGCGACATCCACTGCATTTTCACCCGGCTTTTTTGCCACCGACAAAGTCACTGCCGGATAGCGACCGCCGGAATTTTCCGCATTCGCAGGCCCGAGGCCGTGGGTAACATAGCTTGAAGGTGTTTCCGCCCCGAGCGACAGCTGAGCGATATCGCGCAGAAAAACCGGAGCGCCATTGCTCACTCCAACAACCAAATCACCCACTTCATCGGCAGAGATCAGAAAGGTACCCGCTTGCACCTGCACCGTTCGGTTATCACTCACCAGCTCCCCGGCATTGGCCGAGGCATTAGCGGCGGCGAGACTGTTGCGAATATCCGCCAGCGACAAACCATAGGCCGCCAGCCTGGCCGGATCGAAGCTCACTTTTAATACCCGCTCAGGGCCCCCAATAGTTTCGATGTCCCGCGTTCCCGGCACACGCTGTAATTCTGCTTCCATGGCATGGGCAATCCGCAACAGGTCACTGGCGGTCAATGCCGGGTTTTTACTCCACAGGGTGCCAGTCACAACCGGCACATCATCAATCCCCTTGGGTTTGATTAACGGTTGGCCAACGCCGAGATTGTGTGGCAGCGCGTCCTGATTTGAGTAGAACGCGTTGTATAACCGCACAATCGCGTCGGTGCGGGGCTCACCGACGGTAAAGCGTACCGTCAGCACGGCCATACCAGGAGAGGACGCCGAGTAGATATGCTTAACACCGGAAATTTCAGAGACCACCTGCTCTGCAGGTGTTGTCACCAAAGATTCCACTTCCTCAGCCGTTGCGCCAGGAAACGGAATAAATACATTGGCGAAGGTCACATTAATTTGCGGCTCTTCTTCTCGCGGGGTAATCATTACGGCGAACAACCCGAGCAATAACCCGGTGAGCGCGAGCAGCGGCGTAATTTCGGAGGTGAGGAATGCGCGGGCAATTCGCCCGGAAATACCCAGCGACGGGCCTGCATGATCGGACATAATCAATGCTCCCCGGGGCTGAATGTTTGGCTTTTATATGCCGAGGCCGCAGCGACCGTATCGAGCAATACGTGCTCGCCTGGCTCCAGACCTGCAAGCACCACGTAATCGTCCGCGCCCACCGCTTTACCCAAACGCAGAT of the Teredinibacter turnerae T7901 genome contains:
- a CDS encoding TonB-dependent receptor plug domain-containing protein — its product is MQRTSQFAIGICAACLFSVPAQARELFELSLKDLMDTPITSASKSEDTLADIPNSVTIVQRDDIALMGYDSLAELLMNLPGVYHIDSYEDFLIGMRGVVGGSFAFLINGVQQHPSRIKGLTLPDRSRINIPIDSIDRIEFVRGPSSVIYGNNAFLGSINVITNDAGSANGKVVGAYGGNGYNKGFLRLSKELEEGEVVFNLGADRTYGIGGSIDDLTSPEQQDALEANYPQYNHDLDGTLNQDNANLDISARRSNFTVGARYSDMRYGFYPVVPAHRLGTKLKLTNWDVHAQYDYTLSEVVEGSLTGIFSELNYHTEPDFTTVDNEGYQKQGSKRYEIEGLLRAHGWLGARWVGGINYRQLSSIESDVDIQISADGARYRDLRQSSDVDSVSGFANVNFPLTQSVTLVAGYRLSSISNYQLRVRENRTSALSYEVDVDSRDDRAAKLATIFKLNDAHSIRLSYSTGTQDNRSWILFEPEKITSLEASYTYLQGAWSINSAFFWNETENLLRTFQTVVSGRFVPSLVNDGEWSTQGAELIVKYRPKSAFFADFSTVVQRTKDEALAESVDIGNSPHVILKLQSGYGFSDWRISGSMIYVDEMLADYQIDSDDQSVYRKGDKVDGYFLLNANIRYQKSGEKWYLNFHAFNFLNDDIRYPANELVNFQYGSYGPEQRVSVGVGVDF
- a CDS encoding efflux RND transporter permease subunit translates to MSDHAGPSLGISGRIARAFLTSEITPLLALTGLLLGLFAVMITPREEEPQINVTFANVFIPFPGATAEEVESLVTTPAEQVVSEISGVKHIYSASSPGMAVLTVRFTVGEPRTDAIVRLYNAFYSNQDALPHNLGVGQPLIKPKGIDDVPVVTGTLWSKNPALTASDLLRIAHAMEAELQRVPGTRDIETIGGPERVLKVSFDPARLAAYGLSLADIRNSLAAANASANAGELVSDNRTVQVQAGTFLISADEVGDLVVGVSNGAPVFLRDIAQLSLGAETPSSYVTHGLGPANAENSGGRYPAVTLSVAKKPGENAVDVADAVIARFEQMKGVYFPDGVEATVTRNYGATAAEKAQTLIKKLIFATLSVIVLVMFALGRREAIVVGVAVVVTLAITLFASWAWGFTLNRVSLFALIFSIGILVDDAIVVVENIHRHMGLGGKTLREAIPVAVDEVGGPTILATFTVIAALLPMAFVTGLMGPYMRPIPINASTGMLISLAVAFVVTPWLFFRMFKTSSSGGHGHSETQVKTRLHHTFEKIMTPFLNRAEGKRNRIFLLLTIIGLIALSLSLVASQSVIMKMLPFDNKSEFQLVVDMPEGTPLEQTQRVLQALADDLEQLPELDNYQTYAGTAAPINFNGLVRQYYLRHGSHEGDIQVNLVHKKKRHRKSHDIALEARALVQATAKKFGANVKVVEMPPGPPVMAPLVAEIYGLDYRRQLDVAAKIGEIFRATPDVVDVDDTREHAQEKWVLVVDRARASQLGVSQQAIVADINAALQGEDVSYLHDSHAKVPVPVRLELPSAAQSDLQTLQQLQVKSRTGEMVALSEVTFLRQQRRDQTIYHKDLLPVVYVMGDAAGETDSPLYGLASIASTLSNEPINGAPVEQFYTSQPENPYAWSLKWDGEWQVTFETFRDMGIAYSVGLIMIYLLVVAQFRSYSTPLIIMAPIPLTIIGIMPGHALLGQQFTAPSMIGMIALAGIIVRNSILLVDFIQQQQAAGKNLQQATIEAAAVRSVPIALTAIAAMMGGFFILDDPIFGGLAVSLIFGLLVSTVLTLLVIPVVYYAYEYDSAEKPEVD